AGAATGACAGCCCGTTGGTGAGTGGGGGACTGGGACACTGTAGAATGTTGGCTTAAGTATCCTCCCACAGGAGGAACAGAGGCCACATCCAATTGCCTGTACTCAGCaggtcagtgtttttttttttgttttttgttttttttttttttgcctagaaAAGCTCAGGGGTCAACATTACTTCATAGACTTCATTAGAATTCTATTTTGATTATAATCAACTCACAGTGATATTTTAGGACTTTTTcttggttctgggaattgaagccaCGACATCATATGTGCCTTCACTGTTAAACTCCCAGCCTATTTTAGAAGTGTGACCAGGCTCCTGGTCTCCCTTCTGGATTCACATGGCTTTCAGAGGGAAGGTGGGGACAATGCTGACTTCTGATAAGATGGGTGTAATGGTCCAGACCAGCAACATCAtcaaagtccagaagagggaTCACTAAGTACAATGTGCCTCAAGTGGAGTCTGTGATTACATTCTTTAGGTACATATTAACCTATTAAATCGATCCTGATTACAAACAAACTTTGCCCCTACCTTGCCTGGCAACCATGAGAAAGGCAGATAGATGTCAGCCtataaaaggaaacaagaacTGTCCCCTGGCCTTCAGGCTCCAACATCTTCCTTTTGGCAAGATGCTACAGCTCAAACTCTTTGCAGTGCTCATGACTTGCCTGCTGTTGGTGAGCCAGGTAAGAAAAAATACCTGTGTATGCTGGATATAGTAGCGGCTGTGGAATTCTAAGGCAGACTCAACCCTGGGAAATGCTGTTATACCTCCTGCAACCTGGGTGTTTGGCAGAGGGTGGATGCTTGCCAACCTGAAGTGGATATGCCTCTGCTCTATAGGTCAATGGCTCCCCAGTACCAGAACTGAGTTCAGCAAAGAGATCCCGGAGAATGACCCCATTTTGGAGAGGGGTTTCCCTCAGGCCCATTGGTGCTTCATGTCGGGATGATTCGGAGTGTATCACAAGACTATGCAGGTATTTGACAAGCCTGGGTGCAGGGTGGGCCAAGAGACCTCTGGGAATCTGGGAGAGGTGAGATTCAAGGGTAAAGCTGAGACAGAGGTAGGGTGTGCATAGAGATGGAATTGCAAGTTCCATGGAGGAGAGTTCCTTAACAGCCAAGAACCATTCAGATCCCTAACACTGGGCAGATGAAACAGGGGAAAGCAGGGGCAGCAGAGGTGATCTACATCCAATCGtgaacactttttttctttccccgCTAGAAAAAGACGCTGTTCTCTAAGTGTGGCCCAGGAGTGATGTCCATACCAGGGGAAAAGTCAGCTCCAACAGTGCTCCGTTATATGGAATATTGGTTAACTGCATTTAAGTGAAGCAACcttgtgtttttaatatttaaagacaGATACTTGCTTTAAACTGGTCTCCATTTCTTCTTAGAATGTTGTTGATACATAGACGTTGTACATAGACGTAACTAAGTTTGTCagagtttatttttctataaatactATTAAATGTCTTAAATCCAAATTCTGGCAGTCTGGAATTGACACTTGGCCCACTTCACACATTATAGGAAAGAGCACTCACTATCTAACGAGTGGAGCTGCTCCACCTTGGAGGTGTGGAGAACACCCACTCTTCAACGAATCTTACACCAGGCTTGATAGAGGCAATGCTCAACAACTGTCAGTCTGTGCGGAGTAGACAATGGCTCTTTGCTCTGTAAACAACTCTTTAGGCTGGCATGTGCCACCTGAGGCCTATAAGACTTTGCCTATAACTTTATGaacataaaacagaaaccaaagaaaagcCTGACAAAACAATAAGCTGGGTGTAatgcaaattctaattgttcttaataacaGAAACTCGGAGTCAGATatcggggtaaatgctgaaaagatcagagaagtaaaggagccagttACTAcagagactttttacctctaccatATCCTTAGTCCGAAGGGAGCAAGATCGTGTCTCCatgaattctcagactgaatgctttgagctcctgtctccttccaccttatattcctctcttttcccagccatatcccttcctgtctccatttctctagtGCTAGACTTAAAAGTATGTGACtttcaaatactgggattaaaggtgtgagagcCACACTTTCTGGctctgattctctctctttttctctctctctctgttttgtttttttgagacaaggcttctctgtgtaacagtcatagctgtcctggaactgtgtctgtagaccaggatgccctcgaactcacagagatctgcctgcttctgcctccctgttgttgggattaaaggcgtgtgccaccactccccggTTGGCTCTGATTGTCTTTTAAACTGGATCaaccctggccttgaactcacagagatccagtcggtctctgcctcccaagtgctgggattaaaggtgtacgccaccactgcctggcctctatggctaactaatggcTAGTTCCCCattctgatcatcaggcaagctttatttgttaaagcacaaacaaaatatcaccgcagctgggcatggtggaacacgcctttaatcccagtacctgggaggtggaggcagaggcaggcagatctctgctgattcaaggctagccaggtctatatcatgagttccaggctagccaggctacaaagtgagaccctgtctcagaaaaacaaaaacaaaattcaacaaataaatagtaaaaataaataaataacgaaTGAAACAATAATAGTCTATGTCTCAAGAGCATAAAAAAGGggttgaagccgggcggtggtggcgcacgcctttaatcccagcactcgggaggcagaggcaggcggatctctgtgagttcgagaccagcctggtctacagagctagttccaggacaggctccaaagccacagagaaaccctgtctcgaaaaaccaaaaaaaaaaaaaaaaaaaaaaaaaaagggggttgAAGATTTCCATTGGTGCAGGACAATTGATATCCATGGATAAGGACCTATGGCCATGAGCACAAAATTTCTGTACCCAGAAAATGAGACCTATGCTGGTGGGATGAGACCATTACAGAGTAAGACTGGACTCTAAGATACAAAAGAGCAACTCTAGGAGGAAATCACAGTAGGAGCTGAAGAAGTGAGAGCACATGCATATAAACATTATACAGAAAAGCTATCTGATATTTATTAAACTTAGTTTCTCCAGCTATGGTTTGGCATTATACAAAGCATCGTAATGACACAGTAGAGTTAAAAAGAGTTTTACAAATTGAAATGTGATACCCTTGtctccaaatattttaattgccataaatttgtttaaaaatacacattaaacGCATGTTTGACACTCTAAACTTTCTATAATCTCAATACcacaaaatacatataatatactaTACAGATGTGGAAAATCTAGTTAGTATATAATACTTTGCTCACCATTAACAGCTTATTATGTGAAATGCACATACTGACTTAGAAATCCTAGCTTTTGAGCCCCAAAGTACCTCTGAAATTTAATGTATtgcaacaaataaaaatcacagtaTATAATTGAAATTTTGGTTGAAAGTGTCAGATGCCTAGATATTTTGGATAAAAGAAACGTAAAACAAAGATTGGATAATGTACAAGATGAAGCCTCCTATCAGCAACAGTGCCTTTCTGCAGAGGCAATAGGCCTGTACTTTATCAATTGTGTTACTTCCCCTCCAAAACCCTCCCCAAATAGCAAACCATTATTTACCAAatgattttaatttcaaataaaaagatcTTCAATAAATATATAAGCATTTCCATCCTCCATATATAAAACTTCTCAAAATCATTCAAAACGGAGGCTAGGTAGAAATTTCCCTAAGTGTGCTTACCAACTGGGCATCTGGCCCTCAAGTGTGGCCTTTGCAGGCCCTGCCAAGTGAGCCAGCGCTGTTGGTgagccccaccccatcccagtACTGTTGAATGCTCATGTCAGtgatgtgcaggtgtgtgcataaTGGGGACACCTCTGAGACAACAACAAGCTCAACAATACAGAAGCCATGGCATTGGTTTGAAAGGTAGACTTCCAAACTGATGTCTTCCAGAGAGGTACAGAACAGGCAGAAACCCAGTGGCTAAAAGCTGAGAAGGAAGCTAACACAGAAGCAGCAAGGTCAAAGCCAAGTATTAGAAGGATTTCTGGGTGGGAGCTTGTCCACGCTCTTCTGAGAGCTTTCTCCGGGTTTAAGGATGGTGAGTTCTGCTTAGCTGAGCAACGACAGCAAGGAGAGAGGTGCATGCGGACAGTCCTGAAAATCAACTTCTTAAAAATTAGCTATTTAAGCTGAAAGAAACCTCTAACTTTGTTGAGACTTCACCCAAACACCTTGTTCTAAATTCCATCTACAAAACAGGTGTAGCTTCTGTTTCCATCCCCTGCTCAGGAGACAGCAAGTTCTTTTTAATTAACATGTGAACAGGAGTTCCGCAGACCAACATCCTCTTTCTCAGTTTCCCTAGTAGTGCACTCAACTGACAATCTGAGTGCTAGAAttcaagcatgcaccaccacaccttgttCACCcaatgacttttatttatttcttgaagaGTGGGTCTCAGTAGCTCAGGCTCACTACCCAGCAAAGGCTGACCTTTGCATCAGGGTATGCACCAGCACTCCTGGCCTTCTCTAACCTTAAGGACTTTTGTTACTTGCTGGCTTGATTTCAGGGTCTGAAAGTCAAAGCTCAATGCCTCCACTCACAAGTATGTGAAAGGTACATTCACCAATGTGACAACTGGGCCTTCTCAGTGCATCTTCCCAGTCATTCACTACTTTTTCTGCTGATTTTACTCACAGCAACACTAGGTGTGAAATACTACTGGAAAAAGTCTGCCTCTCCAACTGAGATGTGAAGATGGATGGGATCTGTGTTCCACATCCTAAGGGAACATGAGATACAGGAGTCTATGGACTTGAGCAAAGTGCTCTGGCTCCCCAAGTCACTTAAGTTTAGTCTGACTATCACCACCCAGCCTAAAACAGGCATCCTCAGTAGATGTCCTTGGGACCCAGACACCTATAGACTCCTATAaaccaaaatatacaatgaaGCCATTTTGTTCAATTAGCTAttggaaaattaaaatctttcccACCCTGTAAGAGCCCTATTACACTACAGAAGGgctcaaatatattttaaaagttaatttactACAAATCATAGTAATTAAGCTTTAACAATCTAAAGGAATACACATTGCACCCTTGAATGTTAATATTCAAGGTGCCAAGAACAAAGTGTCTTAGAtcaatttaataaataatgtgGAAATAGTTGCACTAAGCTAAAatactaaacaca
The Microtus pennsylvanicus isolate mMicPen1 chromosome 11, mMicPen1.hap1, whole genome shotgun sequence genome window above contains:
- the Leap2 gene encoding liver-expressed antimicrobial peptide 2, encoding MRKADRCQPIKGNKNCPLAFRLQHLPFGKMLQLKLFAVLMTCLLLVSQVNGSPVPELSSAKRSRRMTPFWRGVSLRPIGASCRDDSECITRLCRKRRCSLSVAQE